GCACGACCCGTGGGTCCCCTCCAGCCGGGTACAGGACACCGCGGAGATCCTGACCAGGCTGGGTGCAAAGGTTGACCTGCGGATCTCCCCGGGGTCCGAACACATCATCACTGATGAAGCCATGTCCGCGGCAAGCCGCCTGCTAAGCCAAGAACCGAGAAAACCAGCAGCTCGGCATAGTCACCAACACTCAGCAGACCAGTAACACCACCACCCTTAGGAAAATCAAATGTCCATTTCGACCAACTCCACTCCTTCCACCCTCCTAGGGCTTACCCCTGGGATCTGGACTCTCGACAGCTCTCACAGCGAGATCGGTTTCACTGTTCGTCACGCAGGCATCAGCAAAGTACGCGGTAGTTTCGACGAGGTGACAGCCACCCTTCAGGTGTCAGACACACTGGAGAAGTCGGCGGCCACCGCAACCATCGCTGCGAAGAGCCTTAATTCCAACAACTTGGACCGCGATGCCCATGTTCGCGGCGGGGACTTTTTCGACGTCGAGCAGTTTCCCACCCTTACCTACCAGTCCACCGGATGCAGCAGAAATGGCGACACATACAACCTGGAGGGGAAACTGACAATCCGTGGCCTCACCAGGCCCGTAACCCTAGTAACCGAATTCAACGGCGTGACTGTCGATCCGTTTGGTGCGACTCGGGCAGGGTTCTCTGCCACAACGGTGATTAGCCGCAAAGAGTTTGGCCTAACGTGGAACGCGGCTCTTGAAGCAGGTGGCGTCCTGGTCGGAGACAAAGTCACGATCAACATCGACGCCGCGTTTATAGCAACCAACGCCTAAGTGTGTGTGACGGCGCGATGAGGAGATTGCTCTCCAAGTAGAAAGAATCGCGGTAAGGCCAAGTGCCGGGGACAGGCTGCATTAGCTACCAACGCCACCAAGACAATGTGCCGCCGTTGACGGCTGCGCAAGGTTCGAGCAGATGGAGTCGCCCTGAACCTCGCGCAATCTATCTCCCGCAACGGCAAATCACAACCTAAGGACCCTTTATGGACCTCGAATTTGAACATAACACTCTCGGACAGCGCGTGCTCTTCGCCCCAGGCAAAGCCGCGGAGAAGCTAGAGGCTGAAGTCTCCCGTCGCGGTGCACACAGCATCATGCTGATCGCTTCAAAGGCCGAGATCGAGATTGCGCTAGGAGTTAGTTCTGCCATCGAGGTAGCCCTGACTTATACGGATGTTGCCCCGCATGTGCCAGTCGAAAAGGCGGAGAAGGCGCGGGCGGCCGCCGCCGAAGCAGGTACTGATTTGCTGGTGTGTGTTGGCGGCGGATCAACGACAGGGTTGGCCAAGGCCATCGCCCTGACCAGTGGCCTGCCCATCGTCGCTGTTCCAACCACCTACGCCGGATCTGAAGCCACTAACGTCTGGGGCATGACGGAGGCGTCCCGCAAGACGACCGGAGTAGACGACGTTGTACTCCCCCAAACGATCATCTACGACGCCGAACTAACCTACTCCCTGCCAGCGGGGCTTTCCATGGCATCCGGATTGAATGCTTTGGCCCACTGCATTGATTCCATGTGGGCTCCAGGCAGTGACCCCATCAACCAGGCCTTGGCCACTGAGGGCATCCGGGCGCTGTCACAGGGCCTGCCGCGTATCAAGGCTGACCCGCGCGACCGGAAAGGACGGGAGCAGGCTCTCTACGGAGCCTATCTCTCGGCGGTCGCGTTCGCTGCCGCCGGCTCCGGTATGCATCATAAAATTTGCCATGTTCTTGGTGGCGCATACAACCTGCCTCACGCCGAAACTCATGCCGCTGTCCTCCCTCACGTTCTCGCGTTCAACGCTCCGGCTGCACCGGAGGCCGTCGCCCGTATTGCTGCCGCGTTTGGTGCCGAGGCAGCCGTCGATGGCCTTAACGCGCTGCAGGAGGCAATTGATGCGCCACGAGCGCTGAGGGACTATGGGCTGGCCGAGACGAGCATCTTGGAAGCAGTCCAGCTAATACTCCCGGTGGTCCCGCCAACGAACCCACGGTCGGTGACGCAGGATGCCCTCAGGCAACTACTCGAATCCGCATGGGCCGGAACGGTGCCAATACGCTGACTTGAAGGCGCTCCGTTGGATCATTTCTGCCTCGTTAACAGCGCAAGGTCATTCTGTTTGTAAAGAACGTCGGGTTGGTGGTTCTCACAGCTTTAGAAGGAAATGCTCGAGAGCTGAGAGGCGAGACGATGTTTGGCAGGGGTGCTTGCTTGCTTCGTTGAAGATACCTACAGCCAGCAGATCAGAGGAACTTTGGAGAAGATTTCGTGAACCAGGCTTTTGTGTACGACGCCGTGCGCACCCCGTTCGGCAAGTTCGGTTCCGGCCTTGCCGGTGTCCGCCCGGACGACCTTGCCGCGCACGTGATCAAGGAGTCCGTAAAGCGCGCCCCCGGGCTGGATCCGGAGCGGATTGATGAGGTGGTGTTCGGCAACGCCAACGGTGCCGGTGAGGAGAACCGGAACATCGCCCGGATGGGCACCCTGCTGGCGGGTTTGCCGGTGTCCATTCCGGGGACCACGGTGAACCGGCTCTGTGGCTCGTCGCTGGACGCGGCGATCATCGCCTCCCGCCAGATCAACGCCGGCGACGCGGACCTGATGCTCGTGGGCGGTGCGGAGTCGATGTCCCGCGCGCCGTGGGTGCTGCCGAAGACGGAGAAGCCCTACCCGGCCGGGGACATGACGCTGGCTTCCACCACCCTTGGGTGGCGGCTGGTGAACAAGGCGATGCCCAAGGAGTGGACCATCTCCCTGGGCGAGGCCACCGAACGGCTGCGCGAGAAGTACGGGGTGACCCGGCAGGCACAGGATGAGTTCGCCGCTAACTCCCACAACCTGTCCGCCGCGGCATGGGACGAAGGCTTCTACGACAACCTCGTGGCCCCGGTGCCGGGCACTGACCTGGTGCGGGATGAGGGCATCCGGCCCGGTTCCACCGCGGAGAAGCTTGCGGCACTGAAGACGGTGTTCCGTTCAGAGCCTGAGGGCGCCGAGGTGGGCGGCACGGTTACCGCCGGCAACGCATCCCCGTTGTCCGACGGCGCTTCCGCGGCCTGGGTGGGGTCCGAGGCTGCCGCCGGGCTGCTCGGGCTTGAGCCTCTCGCCCGCATCGCGGGCCGCGGTGCGCATGGCAACGACCCTCAGTACTTCGGCTTCGCCCCGGTGGAGGCTGCGAACAAGGCCCTCGCGAAGGCGGGCATCGGCTGGGACCAGGTGGGCGCCGTCGAACTTAACGAAGCCTTCGCCGCGCAGTCACTGGCCTGCATCAACGCCTGGGGCATCGACCCTGCCATTGTGAACGGGCATGGCGGGGCGATCGCGATGGGCCACCCGCTCGGCGCGTCCGGCACCCGGATCCTGGGCACCCTGGCCCGGTCCCTGCAGGCCTCCGGGGAACGGTGGGGCGTCGCGGCGATCTGCATCGGTGTGGGCCAGGGCCTGGCCGTGGTGCTCGAAAACGTTACTGCTCGGAAGGCGTAGGGGAATGTTGAACTTTGCAGATTCGGTCCAGGAGGCCGTGGCCGGGATCAGTGACGGTTCCACCGTGATGATCGGCGGGTTCGGCAACGCAGGGCAGCCGTTCGAACTGATTGACGCGCTGCTCGAATGCGGGGCCACCGGACTGACCGTGGTGAACAATAACGCCGGCCAGGGCGACCAGGGCCTGGCTCTGCTGATCAAGGAAGGCCGGGTGAAGAAGATGATCTGTTCCTTCCCGCGGCAGTCCGATTCCTGGCACTTCGACGCCAAGTACAAGGCCGGCAAGATCGAACTCGAACTGGTGCCGCAGGGCAACCTGGCCGAGCGCATCCGCGCTGCCGGTGCCGGGATCGGCGGGTTCTTCACGCCCACCGGGTATGGCACCATGCTGGCCGAAGGCAAGGAAACCCGGATCATCGACGGCCGCGGCCAGGTGTTCGAGACGCCCATCCACGCCGACGTTGCCCTGATCAAAGCCCTCAAAGCCGACGGCAAGGGCAACCTCGTCTACCGCAAGACCGCCCGGAACTTCGGCCCCATCATGGCCGCCGCTGCAAAGCACACCATCGTCCAGGTGTCCGAGGTCGTCCCGGTCGGCGGGCTCGACCCGGAGAACATCGTCACCCCCGGCATCTACGTCAATACGGTTGTCCGCGTGGCGGCTTCGAGTTCAGCAGGAAAGGTGGCTTGAGATGACCACTGCAACAACCTCCATCCAGACCTCCGCCACACCCCTGGGCCGGGATGACCTCGCCCGCCTCGTGGCCAAGGACATCGCCCCGGGATCGTTTGTGAACCTGGGCATCGGCCAGCCCACCCTTGTCTCCAACTACCTCACCGAGGACCAGGACATCACCCTCCACACCGAGAACGGGATGCTCGGCATGGGCCCCGCCGCGGAGGGCGACGAGATCGACGGCGACCTCATTAACGCAGGCAAGATCCCGGTCACCGAACTGCCCGGCGCCTCGTACTTCCACCATGCCGATTCGTTCGCGATGATGCGCGGCGGGCACCTGGACATCTGCGTCCTGGGCGCCTTCCAAGTCTCCGCCACCGGTGACCTCGCGAACTGGCACACCGGGGCACCCGGGGCGATCCCCGCCGTCGGCGGCGCCATGGACCTCGCCACCGGCGCCAAGGACGTGTTCGTGATGATGACGCTCCTGACGAAACAGGGCGCCTCCAAGATCGTGGAAACCTGCACCTACCCGCTCACCGGCGTCGGCTGCGTCACCCGCGTCTACACCGAC
This genomic interval from Pseudarthrobacter chlorophenolicus A6 contains the following:
- a CDS encoding YceI family protein, with protein sequence MSISTNSTPSTLLGLTPGIWTLDSSHSEIGFTVRHAGISKVRGSFDEVTATLQVSDTLEKSAATATIAAKSLNSNNLDRDAHVRGGDFFDVEQFPTLTYQSTGCSRNGDTYNLEGKLTIRGLTRPVTLVTEFNGVTVDPFGATRAGFSATTVISRKEFGLTWNAALEAGGVLVGDKVTINIDAAFIATNA
- a CDS encoding maleylacetate reductase, whose translation is MDLEFEHNTLGQRVLFAPGKAAEKLEAEVSRRGAHSIMLIASKAEIEIALGVSSAIEVALTYTDVAPHVPVEKAEKARAAAAEAGTDLLVCVGGGSTTGLAKAIALTSGLPIVAVPTTYAGSEATNVWGMTEASRKTTGVDDVVLPQTIIYDAELTYSLPAGLSMASGLNALAHCIDSMWAPGSDPINQALATEGIRALSQGLPRIKADPRDRKGREQALYGAYLSAVAFAAAGSGMHHKICHVLGGAYNLPHAETHAAVLPHVLAFNAPAAPEAVARIAAAFGAEAAVDGLNALQEAIDAPRALRDYGLAETSILEAVQLILPVVPPTNPRSVTQDALRQLLESAWAGTVPIR
- a CDS encoding thiolase family protein, which encodes MNQAFVYDAVRTPFGKFGSGLAGVRPDDLAAHVIKESVKRAPGLDPERIDEVVFGNANGAGEENRNIARMGTLLAGLPVSIPGTTVNRLCGSSLDAAIIASRQINAGDADLMLVGGAESMSRAPWVLPKTEKPYPAGDMTLASTTLGWRLVNKAMPKEWTISLGEATERLREKYGVTRQAQDEFAANSHNLSAAAWDEGFYDNLVAPVPGTDLVRDEGIRPGSTAEKLAALKTVFRSEPEGAEVGGTVTAGNASPLSDGASAAWVGSEAAAGLLGLEPLARIAGRGAHGNDPQYFGFAPVEAANKALAKAGIGWDQVGAVELNEAFAAQSLACINAWGIDPAIVNGHGGAIAMGHPLGASGTRILGTLARSLQASGERWGVAAICIGVGQGLAVVLENVTARKA
- a CDS encoding 3-oxoacid CoA-transferase subunit A; its protein translation is MLNFADSVQEAVAGISDGSTVMIGGFGNAGQPFELIDALLECGATGLTVVNNNAGQGDQGLALLIKEGRVKKMICSFPRQSDSWHFDAKYKAGKIELELVPQGNLAERIRAAGAGIGGFFTPTGYGTMLAEGKETRIIDGRGQVFETPIHADVALIKALKADGKGNLVYRKTARNFGPIMAAAAKHTIVQVSEVVPVGGLDPENIVTPGIYVNTVVRVAASSSAGKVA
- a CDS encoding 3-oxoacid CoA-transferase subunit B, with the protein product MTTATTSIQTSATPLGRDDLARLVAKDIAPGSFVNLGIGQPTLVSNYLTEDQDITLHTENGMLGMGPAAEGDEIDGDLINAGKIPVTELPGASYFHHADSFAMMRGGHLDICVLGAFQVSATGDLANWHTGAPGAIPAVGGAMDLATGAKDVFVMMTLLTKQGASKIVETCTYPLTGVGCVTRVYTDKAVFLTGPEGVTVRETFGCTLEELQKLVPVPLNLAA